The DNA region AAGACAATGGCTAAAGGCAGATTAAGGCTTGAAGATGTCCCAAGTTGGGAAGAGGTTCTTAGGCTGTGGGATTTCGTCCTTGACAGGTTCATAGGTGCAGGTGAGGAGGCAGAGAAGGTAAGGAGGGAGCTCCTACGGGAGGGATTCCGTCCTATCTATGGCCTTCGGGAAGTTTGCTTTTTCGGCCTGCTTTTCTTTACAGGGTGTAGGGTTAGTGAGCTCCTTGCTATACGGAAAAAGGACGTCAATCTCTTGAAAAAGGTGATTTTGATACGGCAGTTAAAGAAGAGGAAAGGGGAGGAGCTCGTAAGGGAGGTTCTCCTTCCTCCACCGGTAGAGGAGTATGTAAGAGAGTACGTTTTGAGGGAAGTTAAAGGGGAGGAGCTCCCTCTTTTTGAGTTTACCCGTCAAAGAGCGTGGCAGTTGGTTAGGGAGCTCACGGAAAAGGTTTTGGATAGGCCACTACATCCTCACGTTTTTAGGCATGCTTTTGCTATTAGGCTGTTGAAAACCATTTCTAATTTGGAATACGTTAGGCGGTTATTGGGACACAAGGACTATGATACCTTAAAGCATTACTTGGATTTTACGATTGAGGATATGAAGGAGGAGCTCCTTTCTAAGACTTTTGGAGAGACTGCAAAACAGAAATGATGTATTCGGCTTTTTTGAAAGCTTTTACAGCTTCTTCCTTTTCTATATCAAAGGCAGGCTGATAGTCAGCATCTTCTCTCATCTTCCTCAAAGAGTGAATAAAAGCTGGAATCGTCTTTCTGTATTCGTCCGGTAGGTATTGACCTATGTGAGAAGGGACAAATTGATGTAAGCGCTTCCTGTTCCAATCAACTTTCTTATGATTTTCATCTATCCATAGGGCAGCGTAAAGCAATGCTGCATAATAACTACGTGCTATTATTGTTCTGTATACTCCCTCATTACCCCTCTTTTTCAAGAGAGACCTACATAACTCCAAAATTTGAATCGGAAACTCTTTCATACTAAGGAAATCCCCACCTTTTTGCCCAATTTCTTCTGAAGGGTCTGCTCAAGGTTGACAAGTTCTACTATATCTTGAGGAGTAGGAGAAATTTTTACAATCATCGCTTTTTGATATGTAGGAGCAAAAGGAGAGATGGCCATCTTAACTTTTTTAACCCTATACCCCTTCTCCTCTAAAAATTTCAACGTTGTTTCATAAGCCTTAGCAAGGTCTTGGTCTTCAACTTTGGCAGGGTTCTTTATTACCTTCATGGCCAGCTCCAAAAACAGTTCACTTAAAAAGTTTTTGCGTAGGCCAGAACTTTGTCAAGGTAGCCGGGAGCTCTCCTTCCCCACCTGTAGGCCGTTGGTCCTACGTGATAGGCCTGAATGGCGTCAAAAAGGGTGTGTATTCTGTACGGGTGGCCGTACTTAGTTCTTAGAGCATGGAGATATTTAGCGGCAGCTTCGGCCTGTAGGTAGATAGCCCTTTCATCGCTTACTTTGTCAATAGTTCTCCTAAAGCCGGGAAGAGGGTTGTACTCGTTAAGGGCATCTTGGAGAGCTCCGTTTGTGAGGCCGAAAAGGCCGAAGCTCTTACCGTCTGGATGCATGGAACGCAAGTATTCCCTGCTACATCCGGATTCTGTCATACAGATTCCCCAAAGAACCTCGGCCGGTACTCTTTGTTCAAAAGCAACCTTGTCTATCTGCTGTTTTAAAAGTTCCCTCCATTGAGGAGATAAGGAATCGGCAGAGGAAGGGGAGCTCCCTCCTCCTGTATGAGCGTGAGCTCTTGTAGCAAGAACAAGTATTGCAACCCCTGCTATCGGGAGAAGGGTTTTAAGCTTCATCTTTGCCTCCCGGTTCCACCTCTTTGAGGACCTTTTTGAGTTTCGGCAGTAGAAAAGTACGGACGTCCTCGGCAATCTTTAAGAGTAGTTTCTGACCAGCTTCACTTACTTGCTTTTCTGCCTCTTCTTCTACAGCCCAAACTTTTTCGTAAAGGGAAAGCAAGTATTTAGCGTCCTCATCTCCTTGCTGGGCATCTACAAGTATTTCTCCCATGTTTTTGTAACCACCCCTCTTTTGGGCTTCCCGGTAAAAGAATTCATCCGTGAGGTAATTAAGCGTTTCTATAGTGGCCTGCCTTAGTTCTTCCTCCGTGAGCTCCCCACGGTAGTTTTGCTGTATGAGACCGTCAACTTTGAGCATTCTTGCGGTGAGTTTGAGTTTCATCATTCCCTCCTTTAAAGAGCTCCGTATCCTGAACCGCTCCATAGTACGTTAATTGGACGGCCTGAATCGTCTTTCATGATTCCACGGAAGAGC from Phorcysia thermohydrogeniphila includes:
- a CDS encoding tyrosine-type recombinase/integrase, with amino-acid sequence MAKGRLRLEDVPSWEEVLRLWDFVLDRFIGAGEEAEKVRRELLREGFRPIYGLREVCFFGLLFFTGCRVSELLAIRKKDVNLLKKVILIRQLKKRKGEELVREVLLPPPVEEYVREYVLREVKGEELPLFEFTRQRAWQLVRELTEKVLDRPLHPHVFRHAFAIRLLKTISNLEYVRRLLGHKDYDTLKHYLDFTIEDMKEELLSKTFGETAKQK
- a CDS encoding HEPN domain-containing protein; this translates as MKEFPIQILELCRSLLKKRGNEGVYRTIIARSYYAALLYAALWIDENHKKVDWNRKRLHQFVPSHIGQYLPDEYRKTIPAFIHSLRKMREDADYQPAFDIEKEEAVKAFKKAEYIISVLQSLQKS